The genomic window GACACCTGCCCCGTGGGCGTCGCGACGCAGAACCCCGAGCTGCGCAAGCGGTTCACGGGCACCCCCGAGTTCGTCATCACCTTCATGGAGTTCCTCGCCCAGGAGGTGCGCGAGTACCTCGCCGCGCTCGGCTTCCGCACCCTCGAGGAGGCGATCGGCCGCAGCGACCTGCTCGACGTCGACCGCGCCATCCGGCACTGGAAGGCCGACGGCCTCGACCTCTCGCCCATCCTCTCGGGCCCGGTCTTCGACGAGACGGCCGCCCGCACGAAGCGCGAGGAGCAGGATCACGAGCTCGAGGAGCACTTCGACAACGAGCTCATCCGCCTGAGCGCCGACGCCATCGAGCACGGGGCCCCCGTGCGCATCGACCTGCCCGTGCGCAACACCGAGCGGGCGGTCGGCACGATGCTCGGCCACCACGTCACGATGGCGCAGGGCGAGCACGGCCTCGCCCCCGACACCATCGACGTCACCCTCACCGGCTCGGCGGGGCAGAGCCTCGGCGCCTTCATGCCGCGCGGCATCACGCTGCGCCTCTACGGCGACAGCAACGACTACGTCGGCAAGGGCCTCTCGGGCGGTCGGGTGATCGTGCGCCCCTCGCGCGAGGCCGCCTTCGCGGCGGAGGAGAACGTCATCGCCGGCAACGTCATCGGCTACGGCGCGACGAGCGGCGAGATGTTCATCCGCGGCATCGTGGGGGAGAGGTTCCTCGTGCGCAACTCCGGCGCGACGGCCGTCGTCGAGGGCGTGGGCGACCACGCGCTCGAGTACATGACCGGCGGCACCGCCCTCATCATCGGCGAGACGGGGCGCAACCTCGGCGCCGGCATGTCGGGGGGCGTGGCCTACGTGCTCGACCTCGACCGCGAGCGCGTCAACAGCGCGGCGCTCTCCTCGGGCGAGCTCGAGCTGGGCCCGCTCGACGCCGACGACCGCGTCGTCGTCGCCGATCTGCTGCGCCGCCACCACGACGAGACGGGCTCCGCTGTCGCCGAGCGCCTCATCGCCGAGGGCGGCGCCGCCCTCGACCGCATCGTGAAGGTGCTCCCTCGCGACTTCGCCGCCGTGCTCGCCACGCGGCAGACCGCACTCGACGAAGGCCTCGACCCCGACGGAGACGTCGTGTGGGGCCGCATCCTGGAGGTGACCGGTGGCTGACCCCCGCGGCTTCATCAACGTCCCCGAGCGCGAGCTCCCGCCCCGCCGACCGGTGCCCATCCGGTTGATGGACTGGAGGGAGGTCTACGAGCAGGGCGACCAGGCCGTGCTCAAGCGCCAGGCCGGCCGCTGCATGGACTGCGGCGTCGCCTTCTGCCACCACGGCTGCCCGCTCGGCAACCTCATCCCCGAGTGGAACGACCTCACGTGGCGCGGCGAGGGCCGCCAGGCGATCGAGCGCCTCCACGCGACCAACAACTTCCCCGAATTCACGGGCAAGCTGTGCCCCGCCCCGTGCGAGTCCTCCTGCGTGCTCGGCATCAACCAGCCGCCCGTGACCATCAAGCAGGTCGAGGCCTCGATCATCGAGCAGGCCTGGCAGAACGGGTGGGTCGAGCCCGCCCCGCCCGAGCGGCTGACGGGCAAGACGGTCGCGGTCGTCGGATCCGGCCCGGCCGGGCTCGCGGCCGCGCAGCAGCTCACCCGCGTGGGGCACACGGTCGCCGTCTTCGAGCGGGACGACCGCATCGGCGGCCTGCTGCGGTACGGCATCCCCGATTTCAAGATGGAGAAGCGCCACCTGGATGCCCGGCTCACGCAGATGCAGGCCGAGGGCACCCGGTTCCGCGCCGGGGTCGAGATCGGCCGCGACATCGCCTGGGACGAGCTGCGCCGCCGCTACGACGCGGTCGTCATCGCGACGGGCGCCCCCGTGCCGCGCGACCTGCCCATCCCGGGCCGCGACGCGCTGGGCATCCACTTCGCGATGGAGTACCTGACGCAGTCGAACCACGTGCAGGCCGGAGACGCGGTCGCCGAGCAGATCAGCGCCGAGGGCAAGCACGTCGTCGTGCTCGGCGGCGGCGACACCGGCGCCGACTGCATCGGCACCGCGCACCGCCAGGGCGCCCTGAGCGTCACCAACCTCGCCATCGGCGTGCAGCCGCCCAGCGAGCGGCCCGAGCACCAGCCGTGGCCCGTGCAGCCCACCCTCTTCGAGGTGCAGAGCGCGCACGAGGAGGGGGGCGAGCGCATGTTCCTCGCCTCGACCGTCGAGTTCCTGTCCAACGAGGTCGGCGAGGTGCGCGCGCTGCGCGTGGCCGAGACCGAGTACGTCGACGGGCGCCGCATCCCCAAGGAGGGCACCGAGCGCGAGATCCCCGCCGATCTGGTGCTGCTCGCCCTCGGCTTCACGGGCGTCGAGCGCCGCACGCTCGACGAGCAGCTGCCGCTCCCGCTCGACGAACGCGGTAGCGTGGCGCGCGGTGCGGACTACACGACGAGCGAGTCGGGCGTCTTCGTCGCCGG from Microcella daejeonensis includes these protein-coding regions:
- a CDS encoding glutamate synthase subunit beta, which produces MADPRGFINVPERELPPRRPVPIRLMDWREVYEQGDQAVLKRQAGRCMDCGVAFCHHGCPLGNLIPEWNDLTWRGEGRQAIERLHATNNFPEFTGKLCPAPCESSCVLGINQPPVTIKQVEASIIEQAWQNGWVEPAPPERLTGKTVAVVGSGPAGLAAAQQLTRVGHTVAVFERDDRIGGLLRYGIPDFKMEKRHLDARLTQMQAEGTRFRAGVEIGRDIAWDELRRRYDAVVIATGAPVPRDLPIPGRDALGIHFAMEYLTQSNHVQAGDAVAEQISAEGKHVVVLGGGDTGADCIGTAHRQGALSVTNLAIGVQPPSERPEHQPWPVQPTLFEVQSAHEEGGERMFLASTVEFLSNEVGEVRALRVAETEYVDGRRIPKEGTEREIPADLVLLALGFTGVERRTLDEQLPLPLDERGSVARGADYTTSESGVFVAGDAGRGASLIVWAIAEGRAVAAQVDRFLQGDTLLPAPVTAHDRPLTAAPF